A single region of the candidate division WOR-3 bacterium genome encodes:
- a CDS encoding sigma-70 family RNA polymerase sigma factor, translating to MDEKELVLKAKKGDLAAFEELIKHHQEGLFSFIYRIVNNRDDAEELAQEAWVRAWQGLQGFKGKSGFKTWLYRIGMNLALNFRTRKKPTEELTELLPAPEANQPEETFRQKQREEVVKEALLRLPVDQRTAIVLSVYEEMSYKEIAAVMKRSVRAVDSLLVRARANLRQFLASAREKGKI from the coding sequence ATGGATGAAAAGGAACTGGTCTTAAAGGCTAAAAAGGGGGATTTAGCCGCATTTGAGGAGTTAATCAAGCACCACCAAGAGGGGCTTTTTTCATTTATATATCGGATTGTCAATAACAGGGATGATGCTGAGGAGCTTGCCCAGGAGGCATGGGTCAGGGCATGGCAGGGGCTTCAGGGCTTCAAGGGTAAGAGCGGGTTCAAGACCTGGCTTTACCGCATCGGGATGAACCTCGCCTTAAATTTCAGAACCAGAAAAAAGCCGACCGAAGAACTGACCGAGTTGCTACCAGCACCAGAGGCAAACCAGCCTGAAGAGACCTTCAGGCAGAAACAACGGGAGGAAGTTGTCAAAGAGGCGCTTTTGCGGTTGCCGGTTGACCAGCGCACCGCCATTGTGCTATCTGTTTATGAGGAAATGAGTTACAAGGAGATTGCCGCGGTGATGAAAAGGTCGGTGCGCGCGGTTGATTCCCTTCTGGTGCGCGCCCGGGCAAACCTGAGGCAGTTTCTGGCATCGGCAAGAGAAAAGGGGAAGATATAA